The proteins below are encoded in one region of Alosa sapidissima isolate fAloSap1 chromosome 24, fAloSap1.pri, whole genome shotgun sequence:
- the LOC121700276 gene encoding leucine-rich repeat-containing protein 3-like gives MPFSAVWLLRRSTAAQVLLSALVLSSAATALQELKATGCPESCYCSLSDDAGGDGGELVVRCSGMLLTEVPRNIPNATRRLYLDYNQLASIPADAFLGLPLLAELDLSHNNLARLEPGSLAALGPSLQSLDLSSNQLQELDPEALGGLQSKTNLTDNPWRCDCALQEAMPKLELEPASLASVVCHSTVPEDAGATGKSFVMVAQELDLCAGLKRTTDVAMLVTMFGWFAMVISYLVYYVRANQEDARRHLEYLKSLPNKQTTPEETSITTSTMV, from the coding sequence ATGCCTTTCTCTGCAGTTTGGCTGCTCCGCCGCTCCACCGCGGCTCAAGTGCTCCTCAGTGCCCTGGTGCTCTCCTCGGCGGCCACAGCTCTCCAGGAGCTGAAGGCCACCGGCTGCCCTGAGAGCTGCTATTGCTCCCTGAGCGATGACGCCGGTGGCGATGGCGGGGAGCTGGTGGTGCGCTGCAGCGGCATGCTCCTCACCGAGGTGCCGAGGAACATCCCCAACGCCACCCGCCGCCTCTACCTGGACTACAACCAGCTGGCCAGCATCCCGGCCGACGCCTTCCTGGGACTCCCCCTACTGGCGGAGCTGGACCTCTCCCACAACAATCTGGCCCGCCTGGAGCCCGGCTCCCTCGCGGCGCTCGGCCCGTCGCTGCAGAGCTTAGACCTGTCCTCGAATCAGCTGCAGGAGCTGGACCCCGAGGCGCTGGGCGGTCTGCAGTCCAAGACCAACTTGACCGACAACCCCTGGCGCTGCGACTGCGCTCTGCAGGAAGCCATGCCaaagctggagctggagccggCCTCGCTGGCCAGCGTGGTGTGCCACTCCACCGTGCCGGAGGACGCTGGCGCCACGGGAAAGTCCTTCGTCATGGTGGCCCAGGAGCTCGACCTGTGCGCCGGACTCAAACGGACCACCGACGTGGCCATGCTGGTGACCATGTTTGGCTGGTTCGCCATGGTCATCTCCTACCTGGTCTACTACGTGCGCGCCAACCAGGAGGACGCGCGCCGGCACCTGGAGTACCTCAAGTCGTTGCCCAACAAGCAGACCACTCCTGAGGAAACCTCCATCACCACTAGTACCATGGTCTAG
- the LOC121700269 gene encoding P2Y purinoceptor 4-like, whose product MQVSTSHTRLAQGEFAGIGCEVMERGALSLNDTSVMNKTEEFDPFCVELFVGPLVWGILSVPCACVGLPASLRLLWALIQRQRRGLSNDVYMLNLTIMDLIFNIILIPGVINYFVWQDYATWRITDFFYCLSLSGRPLFMACICVDSYIAVVHPVVYMKTKHSKYRLVASALVWNLTLAFGVLFIHSVEPLFSITTLIFFTLCLTTITFCDGAIFLALRKPDPSGRSDVHPQKQRALQTITNSLVMALVSYLPPMVVFGFAHLIQQVVPVQMMFCTIVAVAYIGTTFGSAALPLLYLGNLGIFKDLTTLSFGCVKRA is encoded by the exons ATGCAGGTGTCAACGAGCCACACCAGGCTTGCACAAGGAGAGTTTGCTGGAATCGGGTGTGAG GTCATGGAGAGAGGAGCTTTGTCATTAAATGATACCAGCGTCATGAACAAGACTGAAGAATTTGATCCCTTTTGTGTTGAGCTGTTTGTGGGGCCGTTGGTTTGGGGCATCCTCAGTGTaccctgtgcatgtgtgggtctTCCTGCCAGCTTGCGCCTTCTGTGGGCGCTCATTCAGAGGCAGCGCAGAGGCTTGTCCAACGATGTCTACATGCTGAACCTCACCATCATGGACCTGATATTCAACATCATCTTAATTCCGGGCGTCATCAATTACTTCGTCTGGCAAGACTATGCCACTTGGAGAATTACAGATTTTTTCTACTGTCTCAGTTTATCGGGCCGGCCGCTATTTATGGCCTGTATTTGTGTAGACTCCTACATTGCTGTAGTTCACCCAGTTGTATACATGAAAACGAAGCACTCCAAATATAGATTAGTTGCCAGCGCATTAGTGTGGAATTTGACTTTGGCCTTTGGGGTGCTATTTATCCACAGTGTTGAGCCCCTGTTTTCCATCACAACGCTGATATTTTTTACACTTTGTCttacaaccatcactttctgtgATGGTGCCATCTTCCTTGCTCTGAGAAAGCCGGATCCATCTGGAAGGAGTGACGTCCACCCACAGAAGCAGAGAGCTCTGCAGACCATCACCAACAGCCTGGTCATGGCATTAGTGTCCTACCTCCCTCCAATGGTGGTGTTTGGGTTCGCCCACTTGATACAGCAGGTTGTGCCTGTACAGATGATGTTTTGTACCATTGTAGCGGTTGCGTACATCGGGACCACATTTGGGAGTGCTGCCTTGCCCCTTCTCTATCTGGGTAATCTGGGAATATTTAAGGATCTGACAACACTGAGCTTTGGCTGTGTCAAAAGGGCTTAA